Below is a window of Streptomyces sp. NBC_01429 DNA.
TCATCTCGGCGCTCGGCTTCGCCCAGCAGACCTGGCGCGCCTGGCAGCGGGAGAACGGCGGCGCGATCGTGAACATCGCGTCGGTCGCCGGTGTCTCGGCGTCCCCCTTCATAGGGGCGTACGGCATGAGCAAGGCCGCGATGGTCAATCTGACGCTCCAGCTGGCCCACGAGTTCGCCCCGGTCGTGCGCGTCAACGCCATCGCCCCGGCCGTCGTCAAGACCCGGTTCGCCCAGGCGCTCTACGAGGGCCGGGAGGCCGAGGCCGCCGCCGCGTATCCGCTCGGCAGGCTGGGGGTGCCCGAGGACATCGGGGGCGCCGCCGCCTTCCTCACCTCCGAGCAGTCGGACTGGATCACCGGACAGACGCTGATGGTCGACGGAGGGATCTTCCTCAACGCCGGAGTGGGCTGAGCCGCCGGGCATTCACCTTTCCAAAAGTCCCACCGGATCTCCGTACGGGTCCGGTGGGCATCGCGGTAAGGTCTGCCGATCCATGGGCTGAACAAGGAGCGTGCGCGTGTTCAACCGGACCAGTCGGCAGGCCGTTACGGCCGCATTGCTCATATCGCTGCTCGCGGGATGCGGTCTGTTCCCGGGCAAATCCGAGAGACCCGTAGTCGTCGGCACGACGAGTGAGCCCAGCACACTCGATCCCGCGGCTTCCTGGGACAACTCGTGGGAGTTGTTCCGCAACGTCTTCCAGACCCTGATGAGTTTCCCGACCGGGAGTTCCTATCCGCAGCCCGACGCGGCCCGCTCCTGCCGGTTCAGCGGCAGGACCAACCAGGAGTTCCGGTGCGTCCTGCGGAAAGGACTGACGTTCTCCAACGGCGACCGGCTCGACGCGTCCGCCGTGAAGCACTCCTTCGACCGCATCAGGAAGATCAACGCCCAGGGGGGTCCCGCCGGGCTGCTGGCCTCGCTCCAGGAGGTCCGGACGAGCGGGGACCTCACCGTCGTCTTCCGGCTCGGCAGACCCGACGCGACTTTTCCGTTTGTCCTCGCGACGCCCGCGATGTCGCTGGTCGCGCCGGGGGAATATCCGATCGACGCGCTCCGCGAGGACGGCGGAGTGACCGGTTCCGGGCCTTATGAACTCGCCTCGTACAGCAGCGGGGAAAAAGCCGAGCTGATCAGGAACGATCATTACGCGGGGTTCGCGAAGCCCCGGAACAACGGCGTCACGATCCGGTACTTCCCGAACTCCGAGGCCGTCTTCGGCGCACTGAAGGAAAAGCAGGTCGACGCCGTGTACCGGGGACTCACCTCGGAGCAGGTGATCGAACTGGAGGAGCGGAAATCCGAGAACCAGGATCTCCAGCTGGTCGAGACCGTCGGCTCGGACATTCGCTATCTGGTGTTCAATCCGGCGGATGCGGCGGCCGGGAAACTCGCCGTACGGCGGGCGGTGGCGCAGGTGGTGGACCGGGACGCACTGATCGCCAAGGTGTACCGGGGCACGGCCGAGCCGCTGTACTCGATGGTGCCCAAGGGCATCTCCGGGCACACCACCAGCTTCTTCGACCAGTACGGCGACCCGTCGGCGGCCAAGGCGAAAGGTTTCCTCGACGAGGCGGGCATCGGTGTGCCCGTCCCGCTCACGCTCTGGTTCACCACGGACCGCTACGGGTCGGGGACGGCGGGGGAGTTCGTGGAGCTGAAGCGTCAGCTGGAGGACTCGGGGCTGTTCGAGGTCACCCTGCGCGGCAAGCCGTGGAAGCAGTTCCAGGCCGGCTACCAGCAGGGGGAGTACCCCGTCTTCGGCCGGGGCTGGTTCCCCGACTTCCCGGACCCGGACAACTTCGTCGCGCCCTTCGTCGGCCGGGAGAACGCGCTGAGCACACCGTACGAGAGCCCGGAGATCACCGGCCGGCTGCTGCCGGAGTCGCGCCGGGTCAGCGACCGCGCCGCCGTCGGCCGGCAGTTCGAGCGCGCTCAGCAGATCCTGGTCGAGGACGTGCGGCTGCTGCCGCTGTGGCAGGGCAAGCTGTATGTCGCCTCCACGGAGGACATCGGCGGCGGGGAGCGCGCGCTCGACCCGCAGACGGTCATGCAGATGTGGGAGCTGAAGCGGATAAAGAGCTGGTAGAGGCGGTTGTCAGTGGTGCCGGGTAGGTTCGGAGACCTCTACAAGTGATTGATTGCCGGAGGTTGTTCACGTGACCGACACCGACCTGCTGCCCGAGTCCTGGCGCGGCGTTCTCGGCGAGGAGCTGGAGAAGCCCTATTTCAAGGAGCTGACCGGCTTTGTGGCGGAGGAGCGGGCGAAGGGCCCGGTCTATCCGCCCCGTGACGAGGTCTTCGCTGCGCTCGACGCGACTCCTTACGACCGGGTGAAGGTGCTCGTCCTGGGCCAGGACCCGTACCACGGAGCGGGCCAGGGGCACGGTCTGTGCTTCTCCGTGCGCCCCGGTGTCAGGACGCCGCCCTCCCTGCGGAACATCTACAAGGAGATGAAGGAGGAGCTGGGTCATCCGGTGCCGGACAACGGATATCTGATGCCCTGGGCCGAGCAGGGGGTGCTGCTGCTCAACGCGGTGCTGACGGTCCGCGAGGGCGAGGCCAACTCGCACAAGGGCAAGGGGTGGGAGAAGGTGACGGACGCGGTGATCCGCGCCGTGGCCGAGCGGTCCGATCCGGCGGTCTTCGTGCTCTGGGGCGCCTACGCGCAGAAGAAGCTGCCGCTGATCGACGAGGAGCGCCATGTGGTGGTGAAGGGCGCGCACCCCTCGCCGCTGTCGGCGAAGAAGTTCTTCGGCTCGCGCCCCTTCACCCAGATCGACGCGGCGATCGCGGCGCAGGGCCACGAGCCCATCGACTGGCGCATCCCGGATCTCGCCGAGCGCGGCTGATCCACGACAGGCCGGGGTTCGGCGCCCGAGCCTGAGGGGGATTGTCCGCCATGGCGGTTAGCGTCTGTTTGTCGGATTTATCGGACGGGCAAGCGGAGGCGGCAGTGATGGAGCGGCAGCAGACGTCGGAGGACGCCGTCATGACCAGGATCGGTCAGGCGGTCATGCTCCTCCACGGCGGTGACCGCGAAGAGGCACGCAACCGGCTCGGTGCGCTCTGGGCGGAGATCGGCGAGAGCGGGCGCGCGCTGCACCGCTGCACGCTGGCGCACTACATGGCGGACACCCAGGACGATCCCGGCGACGAACTGGCCTGGGATCTCAGGGCACTCACTGCGGCGGAGGGGCAGGACGGCGGAACCGACGGGGGCGGCGACGGGGACGTTGGGGAGGGCGGGGCCGGTGGGGGCGGCGGCGCGGCGGCGGCCGAGGAGGAGGCCGGTGCGGGCGGGGCGGTCGTCTCCTCGGCCGTGCGCGCCTTCTATCCGGCGCTCCACCTCAACCTCGCCGCGGACTACGCGAAGCTCCAGCGGCCGGAGGCGGCCCGGCTCCACCTGGACCGGGCGCGCGACGCGGCGGACGCGCTGGGCGACGCGGGGTACGGGCACGGCGTGCGGGCCGGGATCGCGCGGCTGGAGCGGACGCTGCGGGCGCGGGGGCGGTGACGCGGGGAGGCCGGTCATGGGGGAGGCCGGTAGCGCGGGAGGTCGCTCGCGCGAGGAACCGGTCGCGCGGGAGGTCGGCCGGGGGCGGTCAACGGCCGCGGACCTCGTCGCAGATCCGGGCCTGGGGGCCGTCCTGCGGCCACTGGACGTAGGTCTCGCCCAGTTCGCAGACATCGGCCGCCGTCCGTACGGTCGGCGGCGCCGAGGGGAGCCGGTCCGCCCCTTGTCCGGCGGGCCGCCGCTCGGGCGGTCCGGCGGGCGCTCGGGTGGCGAGCGGTGCGCCGCCGCCGTTCCGGCCGTCCGCCGCCGGTGGCGGTACGGGGGCGGTGGCGCGCGCGGCCGGCTTCGCGGGCGGCGTGGAGCCGGCCGCCTCCAGCGCCTCCTTCACCTGCGTCTGCGCGTATCGCGAGGTCGCCTCCTCGGGGCCCTGTCCGGGGACCGCTCCGGAAGTGGCCCCGGGGACACGGGCGCCGCTGGTCGTCTCCGGCCGGGGGGCCGGCGCGGGGTGCGGCTCGACGGCCACACAGCCGGAGAGGGCCGTGACCGCCATCCCGACCAGGGCCATCGCCGCGCTTCTCGTTCGTTCCATCCGGGCAACTCTGCTGGTCGCGCCGCCCGTTGTGGAGTGGAAAGGCGGGAAATGGCCCGGATGAGTGACATCGGCGCCCCTGATGGCCGCCGAACGAGAGGCCGGGCGGCGGCTCACTCGCCGGTCGCGCCGTCGATGCGCTCGCGGATCAGATCGGCGTGACCGTTGTGCCGGGCGTACTCCTCGATCAGGTGGACGTAGATCCAGCGCAGGTTGTACGGCTCGCCGGTGGCGCGGTCGCGTCGGCCCGCGCCCCGGTCGTCCAGGGAGTGCGGCGCGGCCACTTCCCGGGCGCGGGCGATCTCCGCCCGCCAGATGGCGTGCGTCTCGTCCCAGGTGTCGCCCTCGCCGTGGTGGAAATCCCCGTCCGGGTCGTCGTCGCTGTAGAAGAGGGGCCCGGCCTGCTCGTCGGCCAGCGTCCTGCGGAACCAGGCGCGCTCCACCTCGGCCATGTGCCGTACGAGCCCGATCAGCGTCAGCCCGGAAGGCGGTACGGACGCCTCCTTGAGCTGTCTCTCGCTCAGCCCCGCGCACTTCAGGGCGAGGGTCTCCCGGTGGTAGTCGAGCCAGCTCTCCAGCATCTCGCGCTCGCCGGCGACGGTGGAGGGATCGGTGCGCTCAGGTGTCGTCATGGCCGCCATCCTCACCCACGCGCGACCGCCCCGGCCAGGGGTTATCCGCCGGTGCCGGCGGCTTCCGTACCGTCGCCGAGCATGCCCCGCAGCAGCTCGGTGAAGCCCCGGCGCAGCTCCTCCAGGGACGGGACGGAGTGGTGGTACGAGCCCGCGGCGCAGGAGAACAGCAGCCCCTCGCACCAGGCCACGAGCGAGTGCGTGTGCCGCTCGGGCTCGGTGGAGCCGGCCGCCGTCATCATCGCGATCAGCGGCTCGCGGAACTGCCGGCCCGTCGCGTCGTAGAAGGCCCGCAGTTCCGGGCGGCGGGTGGCTTCGAGCGCGAGTTCGTAGCGGGCGACGAGCAGCTCCGGATACCCGGTCAGATAGCGGTGCAGGGCGAGCGCCAGCGCGTCGACCGGCGCGGTCGCGCGGGTGGTGGCGCCGGGCATCCGTGCCGGGGCGAGGACCTGGATCTCGCGCTCCGCCTGCCGCCGTACCACCGCTTCGAGCAGTGCCTGCCGGGTGCGCGCGTGGTTGGACGTGGAGCCCTGGGGGAGACCGGCCAGCTCGTCCACGGCGCGGTGGGTCAGCCCCCGCATACCGCGCTCGGCGAGCAGGGTGAGGGCGGTGTCGGCGATGAGTTCGGCGCGGGAGGGGCCGGCGGTGCGTTCGGGCATGCCGTCAATCTATCCCGTTCACTACAGCTGTAGTACGGTGGGAACAGGGCACTACATCTGTAGTTTCCCGGCCTCTTCCACGGGTGGGCCGGGAGGGAGAGAGGGAGACGTCATGGACCAGTCCCGCGCCGTCGTCATCGGCGGTGGCATCGGCGGCCTCACCGCGGCCGTGGCCCTGCACCAGCGCGGATGGGACGTCACCGTCCTCGAACGCGCCGCCTCGCTCGCCCCCGTCGGCGCCGGTCTCGGCCTCGCGCCCAACGCGCAGCGCGCGCTGGACGTCATCGGACTCGGCGACGCGGTGCGGGACCTCGCCGCCTGGCAGGGCGAGGGCGGGCTCCGCGCCCCCGACGGCCGCTGGCTCAACCGGATGGACGGTCAGCTGGCGGCCGACCGGTTCGGCGGCCCCCTCGTCCTGCTGCACCGCGCGACGCTGGTCTCCCTGCTCACCGACGCGCTCCCGGCGACGGCCGTACGCACCGGGGTGGCCGCCACCCTCGCCGAACCGGGGAGCGTGGAGGGGCCACCGGCCGTCGTCACCACCCCGGACGGCGCGTTCGAGGCCGAACTCGTCGTCGCCGCCGACGGCCTGCGCTCCGCCGTGCGCGGCACCCTCTTCCCGGCCCACCCCGGACCCCGGTACGCCGGATACACCACCTGGCGCACGATCGTCCCCGAGCCCGAGCGCCCGTTCGCCCCCCACGAGACCTGGGGCAGGGGCCGGGTCTGGGGCACCCAGCCGTTCAAGGACGGCCGCGTCTACGCGTACGCCATGACCATGACGCCCGCCGGCGGGCAGGCGCCGCACGGGGAGAAGGCCGAGCTGACCCGGCTCTTCGGGGACTGGCACGACCCCGTGCCCCGGATCATCGAGGCGGCCGAGCCCGACCGGATCCTGCGCCACGACGTGTACGAGATGAGGACGCCGCTGCCCTCCTTCCACCGGGGCAGGGCCGCGCTCCTCGGCGACGCGGCGCACGCCATGCAGCCCAGCCTGGCGCAGGGCGGCAACCAGGCCATCGAGGACGCCGTCGTCCTCGCCCACCACGTCGGCTCCGGCGCGCCTGGGCGCTTCGCCGCCGCCCTCGCCGGCTACTCCGCCGACCGGCTGCCGCGCACCAGCGCCGTCGTCCGCAGGGCGGCGCGCGCGAGCCGGATGGCCGCGGTCTCCAGTCCGGCCGGAGCCGCCGTGCGCGACCGGATGATCGCCGCCGTCTCCCGCTTCGGCCCCGGTCTCGTGCTGCGCGGGATGGACGGCATCGCCGACTGGCGCCCGCCGGGGCGCACGTATGCTTCCGGGACATCACGACCGTAGGACCACCACGGCCGGCCGGGGCCGCTGGGCGGGACCGTCGGCTCAGGACAGGTCAGGGAGGCCCTCGTGAAGGTCGGCTGCATCGGGCTCGGCGACATCGCGCGAAAGGCGTATCTGCCGGTGCTCACCACACTGCCCGGCGTCGAACTCCATCTCCAGACCCGCACCCCGGCCACCCTGGCCCGGGTCGCCGAGACCTACCGCGTCCCCGCCGACCGGTGCCACCCGGACCTCGAATCCCTGCTCTCCGTGGACCTCGACGCCGTCTTCGTGCACGCCCCGACCGCCACCCACGCCGACATCGTCTGCCAGCTCGTCGCCGCGGGCGTGCCCACCTATGTCGACAAGCCGATCGCCTACGAATACGCCGATGCCGAGCGGGTGGTGCGGCTCGCCGACGAGGGCGGCGTCAGCCTCGCCGTCGGCTTCAACCGCCGCTACGCGCCCGGCTACGCGCAGTGCCTGGAGCACCCGCGCGATCTGATCCTGCTCCAGAAGAACCGGGTGGGACTGCCCGAGGACCCCCGCACCCTGGTGCTGGACGACTTCATCCATGTCGTCGACACTCTGCGCTTCCTGCTTCCGGGCCCCGTCGAACACACCGACGTGCGGGCCCGGATCCGGGACGGGCTGCTGCACCACGTCGTCCTCCAGCTCTCCGGCGACGGCTTCAGCGCCATCGGCATGATGAACCGGATGAACGGCTCCACCGAGGAGATCCTCGAAGTGTCCGGCCAGGACACCAAGCGGGCCGTCCACGACCTCGCCACGGTCATCGACCACAAGGGACAGCCGAGCGTACGGCGGCGCGGCGACTGGGTGCCGGTGGCCCGCCAGCGCGGTGTCGAACAGTGCGTGCTGGCCTTCCTCGACGCCGTACGGGCCGGAAAGCACCTCAGCGCACGGGACGCCCTGCGGACTCATGAGATGTGCGAGCGGGTGGTACGAGCGGCGCAGGACCAGGCCGCCTGAGCGACCGGGCGCCCGCCACCGCGCAGAACGCCGCCAGCACGGCGAGCGCCCCGTACACCGCCCAGTCCCCGAACCGTACGTACGCGGTCGTGCCCCGGGCCGGCGGAACGTCGAACACCGCGGCGGCCGAACGGTCCGTGCCGAGGGCGCCGCCCACCCGCTCCCCGTCCGGGCCGAACACCGCCCCGACGCCGGTGAGCGTCGCGTGCACCATCGGCCGGCCCGTCTCCGCCGCCCGCAGCGCCGCCAGCGAGGCGTGCTGCTCCGGTGCCCAACTCCCCTGGAACGACGAGGTCGAGGACTGCGCCACCAGTACCTGGGCGCCGTCCCGCACCAGCCGCCTGCTCATGTCCGGGAACGCGGTCTCGAAGCAGATCAGTGGCCCCAGCCGCAGCCCGCCCCGGCCCTCGCCCGGCAGCACCATCACCACCTGCCCGGTCCCGCGCCTGCGGTCCTCGCCCGCCGCCTTCCCCACCGACGTCACCCAGCCGAGCGCCGCGCGGGCCGGGACGTACTCACCGAACGGCACCAGCCGCATCTTGTCGTACACATCGCCCGTAGGCCCCTCAGGCCCCACCAGCACCGCGCGCTTGAAGATGCCCGAGCGGCCCGCCGCGTCCGTGGCGCGCGCGTCCACATTGACGAGGACGGGGGCGCCGGCCGAGCGGGCGAGCACCGCGAGCCGCGCCGCCAGATCCGGCCGGGCCGCCAGATCCGCGCCGACACTGCTCTCGCCCCACACCACCAGATCGGCCCCCTGCCCGGCCAGCGTGCGGGTCAGCGCCTCACCGCGCGCGAACCGGCGCTCCACGGAATCCGCCCCGCCGACCACGCCCGGCGCCACGACACCCGGCTGCACGACCGCGATCCGTACCCGGCCCGAGGACTCCGGCCGAGGAGCCCACGCCGCTACGGAGCCCACCGCCACACCGCATGCCACCAGCGCCACGACGGCGGCGGTACGGGCCCTGGCCACCGCGACCAGCAGCGCCAGCGCCGTGTTCACCGCGACCACCAGCAGACTCACCAGCCACACACCGCCCACCGAAGCGAGCCGCAGCGCCGGAGCCACCTCCCACTGCCCGGCGCCGAGCAGCCCCCACGGTCCGCCAAGTCCCTCCCAGGACCTGACCAGTTCGACCATCAGCCAGCCCGACGGCAGCACGGCCACCGCCACCAGGGCCCGGGAACCCGACGGCGCGCCGCCGAGCGCGTACCGCACCAACAGCCCCCACGGCGCCCACAGCAGCCCCAGCAGCGCGCCGAGCACCACAAGGAATACATGAAGGCTCGGCAGCAGCCAGTGATGCACCGCGAGCATGAACCCGAGCCCGCCCAGCCACCCCTCCAGCGCGGCGCGCCGCCCGCTCGGAGCCGTCCGCAGGAGCAGCATCCAGGGCACCAGCGCGACATAGGCGAGCCACCACAGGGACGGCGCGGGAAAGGCGAGCGCGGACAGCGCGCCCGCCCCCACGGCCGCCGCGCCCCGCCACCACGCCGAGGCCGCACGGGTCCGCACACGGGTCCGCGTACGAGTCAGCATCCGGGTCCACATAGCGCGCCTCCTCGCCCCGACCGTCACGCGCACTCTTCCCCGGCGGGGCCCGGCGCATCCGCGCCGTCGCGATCAGCCGCTCTCCGGACGGCGCGCGGCACGCCGCCAGGTCTCGCGCGCGACCACGGAACGCAGCAGCCATTCCTCGCCCGCCCGCACCAGCGCGAACGTGAAGCCGCCGCCGCTCATCAGGTGCTCGCCCGACTCGTGGCGCAGCGGGCTGAGATAGTCGGCCCGCAGGTCGGCCTGATCACCCGGGTAACCCCCGAGATCCTGGATCCGCAGCCGGCGGTTGACGATCAGGTGCTGCCGTACCGGGTAGGGCCGCAGCGTGCCGGCCAGCCAGTCGCCCACCTCGGCGGCCGGCCCCTCGATGCCGCCCGCCGCCGCGTAGTCGGCGCGTCCGTCCGGGGTGAACAGAGCCCGGTACCCCGGCCAGTCGTCCTCGTCGACGGCCACCGCGTACCGGGTGACCACCTCGTCGATGGCCAGACGGTCCATCACGGTCGCGAGATCCACACGCTGTGTCATCGGCTCAGTCTCCGGCAGCGCGGGCCCGTGGCCAAGAGCCACGCACGAGCGGGCGGCGTCCGATTACACCGGTTCGGCCGCATGACGGTCGCCTCCTTCGCCTCCTGACCCGCAACTGAGGACCCGCGACTCAGGACCCTCAACTACGGACCCGCGACTCCGCGGCCTCAGTTCCGGTCCCTCAGTTCCGGCCGAAGAACTCGATTTCGGCGATGGCGGGCCTGCGGCCCTTTCCCGCACCGTAGATGTCGTCGATCGTCAGCCGCACCCGGACGACCTCGGAGCCCCGTACGTCGAACGTCTGCTGGCCCGGCCGGTCCTTGAGGGTGATCTTCTTCTCGGTGGGTTCGCCGTCCGCCGGGCGCAGCGTCACGGTCAGCGCGGACGGGCGGGACTGCGCGAGGAACTCGTCCTCCTTGGCCGACCTGCCCGAGAAGACGACGAGCTTGGTCATCCGCACCGGCTTGTCGAAGTCCACCTCCAGGAACTCCCCGGTACCCGGCCCCGTTTCGGCCGGTACCCAGAACCGGTTGGTGTACGTGTCGATGGCCGTGCGCGGCGGATGGTCCGACAGGAAGCTGGAGGCGCGGATCCGGCTGGGGCGCAGCTCGTCGGGGGTGCCCGTGCTGTCCCGGGTGAAGTCCAGCGCCTCGGGAAGGTACGGGCGCGCGAACCAGAAGGCGCCCGCGAGCACCGCGAGGGTGAGCGGAATCGCCAGACCGGGACGGCGCCACAGCCGCCGCTTGGGGCGCGTCCCCGCGGTCGGCAGGACGCGCTGTCGACGGCGGAAGATCCGGCGCCACCACGGGAGCGGTACGTCGGGGGGCGGGCCGGGATCCAGGAGCAGGCCGCAGCGCACGCACAGGGTGCGGTCCGGCTCGTTCTCCGTACGGCAGTTGGGGCAGCGCACGGCCGCGCCCCGGTGCGCGGCCGAGGGCGCGGCGGGGTCCGGCGCCGGATCGTCGGGCTCCTCGCCGGGGCCGGGCACGGGGGTGTCCAGCCGGTCGCCGGGACGGCGCGGTCCCGCCGCGACGGGCGGCGGCGCCGGGGGAGGAGCGGTCGGCGGGGAGAACGGCGGAGAGAGTGGCGAGGCGGCCGGACGGGCCGGTGGACCGGGCGGCGCGGCCGGTGGGCCCGGCGGGGCCGACGGCATCGGGGGAGCGTGCGGGCGCGGCGGCGGCTCCGGTCCGGACCTCGGCTCCGACGGCGGTACGGTCGCCGGGTCCGGGGCCGGAGCAGGCCCCGGTCCGGGCGGCACCGCCGTACCCGCCCGGGGACCGGCCCCGCTCCCCGTCGGCTCCGTACGGGCGGCCGAAGCCGCGCCCCCGCCCGCGCCCGTCCCCGCGCCCGTCCCCGCGCCCGTCCCCGCGCCCGTCCCCGGATCCGCACCGGCGTCCACGCCCGTATCCGCGTCGCCCCAGTCCAGAAACGTTTCGCAGGACGTGCAGAAGGCCGAGCCCGGCGCGTTGCGGTGCCCGCACTCCGGGCATCTCATGGCCGTACCCCGGCCGCCCCCGGAGCCTCCACCGGCAGGATCTCCAGCGTGTACCCGACATGCGCCGGGATCTCGCCCTCGATCAGCTCCTCCAGCGCCACCCGGTTCACCCCCGCGGGCCCGGCGACCCGCAACCGCACGGCCACCCAGGCCCGTTCCTCACCCGGCAGCTCCGCGTGCGGCGTCGGCGACCAGCCGGAGCCGCCGCTCTCGGTGATCTCCGGTTCCACCCCGGTCCGCCGGTGGAGCGCCTCCGCCAGCCCGCCGCGCGTGCCCCGGCGGCTGTGCCGGGCGACCGCCCCCGCCACCTCGGCCCGCCGCCGGTCCACCGGCTCGTCGCCGTGCGGTTCCACGGCGACCCACTGCGCCACCCAGTCGAGGAAGTCCTCTGGCGCTGAGCGCGGATCCAGGTGCGCCGGCAGATTGTCCAGGGTCAGCTGGACGGGGGCGAGCACATCGTCCAGGGCCGACAGGAAACGCAGCAGGAAGTCCTGCTCCAGATAGAGCGCGGGCAGCAGCTCGACCAGCGGATGCGGGGAGGGCAGTCCCGCCACGGTTCCGCGCATCGCTCACGCCTCCCTGATCCGTAGCTGGTGTTCGTAACTGAAGGCCAGCGCGTGCCGGTCCAGGGCGATCCTGGTCGTCGCCTCGCCGCGCTGCCCGGTCATCGGATCCGCGGGGAACAGCCGTACGTCCTCCACCAGATCCACCTCCGCCACGCGCTGGAGCACCGCGAACGCCTCACCGGACTGGATGGGCCGCCCGAACGGCCAGCCCTGCCCGTCCGGGCCGCCGGTCAGCGGGTTGAAGTAGCCGTACAGCGCGGCCAGCGCCTCCTCGCGCAGCCGCTCCGTCACCGCGCCCCGGCGCGCCTGCACCGAGGCGACGACCGTCACCCCCTGGTAGAACGGCGGCTCCACCATCAGCCGGGCTCCGATCGGGCGCCGCTCGTCCAGATGGCTCCTGATCTGCTCCATGGTGTCCGGCGGCGGGGTCAGTTCGTCGAAGCCGATCCGGCCCTGCGCGTCGCTGCGCCCGGACGGCACGACCAGCAGCCGCACCCCGCCGCTGTCCGCGTCCCGGCCCGCCGGTACGCAGTAGACCCGCGCCGCGTCCGGGGCCACCTCACGGGCCAGCAACTCGTAGTCGTGCGGCACGACCGCGCGGTGCAGGGTCCGCAGCGTCATCGGGCCGCGCACCCGGGCGCTCTCCACCGTCTCCCCGTCCACACCGCCCAGCGCCGCGCGCCGGTTCTCCACCCGGGCCACGAACGGCAGCGAACTGCGCAGGACACGCAGCGCGCCCCTGGCCACATTGCCGCGCCGGCCGCCGCCGGTGCGGTAGCTCCGCACCCGTACGGGACTGCCCTTGCGCGGCACCGCCCCGTAGTACCGCAGTCCGCCGTCCTGCTCCCGTACGGCGGGACCGAACTCCACCCGGCCGGAGTTGGGGTCCAGCGTGATGTGCCGGTCGTCCGGGCCCGAGTGCGCGAAGTCGTCCACGCGGGTCCAGTCGGACCAGCCCGACCCCTCGTCGATGTCAGCGACCTCGACCACGAACTCGCCGGGCACCACCGGCGGCCTCGCGAGCAGGAACGCCTGCCCCGGTACGCCCTCGGCCGGGCCGAGGATCTCCTCCCGTACCGTCTCCGCGTGCGCCGCCTCGACCGTCGCGCCGATGGTGAAGGCGCTGATGCGGCGCACGGTCGGCGAGGCGACGTAGCGGGGCTGACCGGGCTCGGCCTCCAGCAGCCGGCAGCGCAGCCAGCCGGCGGTCCGGCGCACGACGGCCGAGGCGGTGTGGGTGCGGGGCAGATGGAGGATCAGCTCGCCGGACCTGTTGAAGCCGCCGGTGTCGTCCTTCTCGATGTCGCAGGCCCGCCACTCCGTACCGTCCCACGCCTCCCAGCGCAGCGGCGGCCGGCGCGGGTCGACGCCCACACCCTCGATCCGGCAGTCGAGCCGCAGCACCACCACGCCCGTCGGCACCGCGTGCGAGAGCCCGACATAGAGCGCGTCGCCGGGCGTGGGCGTGGCGCCGAAGCACGGCACGTCGCGGCCGAGCGCGAGTTCCTCGGACCGGTCGGTCGCTTCGCCCGCCGCCGACCGCGTCGCCAGATGCGCGAACCCGCACGGCACGATCGACAGATCCTGGCTCGTGGTGAAGACCACCGCCTCGTCCGTCTCGGTACGGACGGTGGCGACCTCGGTGCCCGCCCTGACCCGTACCGGCTCGGGCTGGGGCGCCGAGAGCCGGAAGGTGACCTCGGTGCGGGCCGCCGTCGGCGGGTAGAGCCGCACGCCGATCAGATCGAGAAAGGTCAGATAGTTCTTCTCCGGCACCCGGTTCAGCCGGTAGACGAGCTGGTCGACCATGGTCGCGAACGCCTCGATCAGCGTCACACCGGGGTCCGAGACATTGTGGTCCGTCCACTCGGGGCAGCGCTGCTGGACCAGG
It encodes the following:
- a CDS encoding putative baseplate assembly protein → MTLPSPDLDDRRFQGLVDEAKRLVQQRCPEWTDHNVSDPGVTLIEAFATMVDQLVYRLNRVPEKNYLTFLDLIGVRLYPPTAARTEVTFRLSAPQPEPVRVRAGTEVATVRTETDEAVVFTTSQDLSIVPCGFAHLATRSAAGEATDRSEELALGRDVPCFGATPTPGDALYVGLSHAVPTGVVVLRLDCRIEGVGVDPRRPPLRWEAWDGTEWRACDIEKDDTGGFNRSGELILHLPRTHTASAVVRRTAGWLRCRLLEAEPGQPRYVASPTVRRISAFTIGATVEAAHAETVREEILGPAEGVPGQAFLLARPPVVPGEFVVEVADIDEGSGWSDWTRVDDFAHSGPDDRHITLDPNSGRVEFGPAVREQDGGLRYYGAVPRKGSPVRVRSYRTGGGRRGNVARGALRVLRSSLPFVARVENRRAALGGVDGETVESARVRGPMTLRTLHRAVVPHDYELLAREVAPDAARVYCVPAGRDADSGGVRLLVVPSGRSDAQGRIGFDELTPPPDTMEQIRSHLDERRPIGARLMVEPPFYQGVTVVASVQARRGAVTERLREEALAALYGYFNPLTGGPDGQGWPFGRPIQSGEAFAVLQRVAEVDLVEDVRLFPADPMTGQRGEATTRIALDRHALAFSYEHQLRIREA